From the genome of Bombus huntii isolate Logan2020A chromosome 14, iyBomHunt1.1, whole genome shotgun sequence, one region includes:
- the LOC126873590 gene encoding segmentation protein Runt-like, which produces MHLPEGPLGMDNFNAIHETLQACHGDLVRTGSPAILCSALPSHWRSNKSLPVAFKVVALDEVSDGTLVTIRAGNDENCCGELRNCTAVMKNQVAKFNDLRFVGRSGRGKSFSLTIQISTVPFQVATYTKAIKVTVDGPREPRSKSNYQYGHGFPGLGLLNPWVDVAYLGHAWHLPHPAFVKGSIPMPTTDLFPPTFPPTVLPSYPFDHVKYPTEYATLPPKTTSSTAVSATIPNSPSRTPPKSPSESGSESAAEEIRSAFVPIRLNTLPPATSVVTASSSPSERVPSKKAIEGTKNELKAPTALISRSLSPKRSPSPTKISSPAVTKPVWRPY; this is translated from the exons ATGCATCTGCCGGAGGGACCGTTAGGGATGGACAACTTCAACGCTATTCATGAGACACTACAGGCTTGTCACGGAGATCTGGTGAGGACCGGAAGTCCGGCCATCCTTTGCAGCGCGTTGCCATCGCACTGGAGGTCGAATAAGTCGCTACCGGTGGCTTTCAAGGTCGTTGCCCTCGACGAGGTCAGCGACGGCACTCTAGTCACTATCAGAGCTGGCAACGATGAGAATTGCTGCGGTGAATTGAGAAATTGCACGGCTGTCATGAAAAACCAAGTCGCCAAGTTCAATGATCTCAGATTCGTTGGTCGTAGCGGAAGAG GAAAGTCGTTTTCGCTGACGATACAAATCAGCACGGTACCCTTCCAAGTCGCCACCTATACGAAGGCGATCAAAGTCACCGTGGATGGGCCTAGGGAACCACGATCCAAATCGA ATTATCAGTACGGGCATGGATTTCCTGGACTTGGATTGCTGAATCCTTGGGTAGATGTTGCGTATTTGGGACATGCGTGGCATTTGCCCCATCCCGCGTTCGTCAAAG GAAGTATTCCGATGCCAACAACGGATCTGTTTCCACCAACCTTCCCGCCCACCGTTTTACCGTCTTATCCGTTCGACCACGTAAAATATCCGACAGAGTACGCGACGCTGCCGCCAAAAACAACTAGCAGTACGGCCGTATCAGCGACCATACCAAACAGTCCGTCTAGAACGCCACCGAAAAGTCCGAGCGAGTCCGGAAGCGAATCAGCAGCCGAAGAAATACGCAGTGCGTTCGTGCCAATCAGATTGAACACTTTGCCGCCAGCAACGTCCGTCGTCACCGCATCTTCATCGCCTTCGGAAAGGGTCCCATCGAAAAAGGCCATCGAGGGTACGAAAAACGAGCTCAAGGCGCCAACAGCTCTGATCTCGCGGTCGTTGTCGCCAAAGAGGAGCCCATCTCCGACCAAGATCTCCTCGCCGGCCGTGACCAAACCAGTATGGAGGCCTTACTAG